One Periophthalmus magnuspinnatus isolate fPerMag1 chromosome 4, fPerMag1.2.pri, whole genome shotgun sequence genomic window, AGTGAAAGAGGTAGAGGAGTTCTTGTTAAAAACCCAAAAGCAACATGGCCAAGAGGAGACGGATACACCAGGAGAGTGTGTGCGGGACAATGAACAGGTAAGCTATAATGCATACGTTATTGATGATAATTATTTTTGATTGAATTCTGTAAATTCTGAACCCTCTAAAATCGCAGGCCCTATATGAACTTGTAAAATGTAACTTCAATGCAGAAGAGGCACTAAGACGATTACGTTTCAATGTGAAAGTAATAAGTGGTAAGCAGTTTCTCTTTACCAGCAGCATTTTGCTGATAAAGCACATGACCATAAAGATTAGATTAACATTGTGTCATTGTgctttcctttctgtttctacAGAAGAGTTCTGTGGCTGGAGTGACGAGGAGTGTAGAAATTTTGAACATGGCTACCGAGCTTATGGGAAGAACTTCCATCTGATCCAGGCCAATAAAGTGGGTCTATTTTATATGATTGATTTTAATATGATGTATTAAGTGAGACAACATCAAAAGATTAATgtacaacatatttttttctgtgaaggTACGCACACGCTCTGTAGGGGAGTGTGTTCATTATTACTACATGTGGAAGAAGTCTGACCGGCATGAGTATTTTACACAACAGGCCACTCGGCTCAGCCGCAAGAAGTACAGTCTGCAGGCTATGTAAGTATTGGTGATGCCGGCACCGCACAATCCAAGCGTTGTGGTTGTGGCTCCAGAAGGTATATCTGCATACCTAACTGCGTCCTCTGTACATCCCGCCTGACCTTGTTCTCTGGTCTGCCAGCCTAAACCAAGTTTTATGCAAATGCCTTAAAACTAAAGCCTTGTGCACCGCTGTAGCCTTATCATGTCCCTCATGATCAAGGTCAATGCGGTAGATGTTGCCGAAAGTTTTCTACATAGTGTGGCACCTTGAACTATTTCTGGGAGAATCCCAACCCCATAGTTGTACTTAACCTGACAAGCCAGGCTCAGATTCTTAGTATATTTTATGCAGAGGATCTTAGTCTGGAAAGCCTGCTCTCCACCACACCTTCAAGTGGGATCACAGTGTCATATAATTATGTTTGGCATGATGCTATtctgattttgtttaaattaatattgtaCTTTTGTTGTCTTAAATATACAGTTGCACTAGGCTGTGTACCACTCAAAGTCTATTTGCCCCACCCATAGCAGACACTAAATTGGTACAGACTACACGATTCTAGTatttgatttgtgatttgtgtCCTCCTTGTCTTCTATTAAAGGGAGGATGGTGATAACGAGGGGGAGGTAGTGGAACTGGAGACAAGAAGCAGTGACTTGTCTGACAGCTCTTTAGGCTCTGGGCAGCTGAAGTCCCTGGTACCTCCCCAGTTGGACCGGGACAAACACGGTAAAGTATACAAAAGATGAATACTGTATAGTATCACAGatttgtttggttttattttatttagagatACGTAGCAACACCCATTGTCCTAGTGCTGCCGGTGCCATATGACCCGTAGCACCGTGTTGACcgtggaatatatatatatatatatatatatatatatatatatatatatgatctCTTGGCCCGGAACCTCAGTCAAAtattagaacccattgtggccggtgtgtcaaaaagtttgcacACTCCTGATCTaaggtaaaagaagctattTCTCAATTATATGAAAATATTTGAGAGGATATGTCTTCCATATTTGAGAGACATGTGCTACAAATTAGGGGCTGTGACTGGCACATCCTAAGGACAGTTGTTTAATGCTGTTTATGGTCTGGTTTCAAACCCTTCTgcattcaaacagaaagtagGAAGGACTGACTGGTCAGGCATgataaacagtatttttttctcatttaaatatttatcaataTCTATAATGTATAGcacaaaatacaattaaaaacaaaaatagtgtAGCAATAGGCAAAAAATCAAACTGTTGAAGACAAATGCAATGCCAGAACTATTCCTGTGCTCAAGCACAGCCCCCTCCCACCACTCAACCTTCCCAGCAACCCTTGACGCACAATGTTCTCCGCCATTCTTTCCTTCAACAGTTAGATTTTGTCATGCAATGTTGTTTTCACATGGACCCATGGGCATATAATATacacttctctcaaacataagCAGTATTTGCCAATGttgatattaatatttttaaatttatgacAAAGCCCACAAAAATCTATGGAAGGCCCACAAATTGAAATGTCGTAGTTTTCAGattaactttttaccttttgtaaaAGGAATAGCAAATGATATTCTCTCagatataatataatttgttGCACTTTTAATGATTATTGCATAAACATAAGGCCACCTCATCTTTTTTAG contains:
- the mier2 gene encoding mesoderm induction early response protein 2; this encodes MEMAAQAHTASEPLEQLLALYRYTEKESCHLAASLPHTALHKGFVPEEEDEELSGDDPSVTSNTSDQHSLPQGGVKDILEDEDTDEESDDDSIPSNEEHKAIMVGSMYQAKIPPLCSYTYAERELNCEDQLLWTPGILPVKEVEEFLLKTQKQHGQEETDTPGECVRDNEQALYELVKCNFNAEEALRRLRFNVKVISEEFCGWSDEECRNFEHGYRAYGKNFHLIQANKVRTRSVGECVHYYYMWKKSDRHEYFTQQATRLSRKKYSLQAMEDGDNEGEVVELETRSSDLSDSSLGSGQLKSLVPPQLDRDKHEEERRPRRRRTPRFLLKP